In the Candidatus Brocadiia bacterium genome, one interval contains:
- a CDS encoding dTDP-4-dehydrorhamnose 3,5-epimerase family protein, whose translation MKSVKSTKDWLGNDRGIIWNDPDIAIAWPVQNPLVSDKDKKHPRLKSADINFKTK comes from the coding sequence ATGAAGAGTGTAAAATCAACCAAAGATTGGCTTGGGAACGACCGGGGAATTATTTGGAACGACCCGGATATCGCCATCGCCTGGCCGGTTCAGAACCCTCTGGTATCGGATAAGGATAAAAAACACCCGCGCTTGAAATCAGCCGATATTAACTTTAAAACTAAATAA